A genomic window from Arthrobacter sp. FW305-BF8 includes:
- the nusA gene encoding transcription termination factor NusA: protein MDIDMSALRLLEREREIPLDLLIPTIEQALLVAYHKSPGAFEKARAELDRKSGHVTIWATEIDDDGAPVGEFEHTPAGFGRIAASTARQIILQRLRDVEDDNVLGEFKGREGELVAGLIQQGNNPHMIQVNLGAVEALLPPPEQVPGEKYIHGNRLRAYVIDVHRGTKGPSITLSRSHPGLVRKLFELEVPEIADRSVEIVALAREAGHRTKIAVKANTQGINAKGACIGEMGSRVRAVMTELNDEKIDIVDFSEDPATFIASALSPSRVNSVTITDEATRSARVVVPDYQLSLAIGKEGQNARLAAKLTGWRIDIVSDAAAPRG, encoded by the coding sequence ATGGATATTGACATGAGCGCGCTGAGACTCCTGGAGCGTGAGCGCGAGATCCCGCTGGACCTCCTCATCCCCACGATCGAGCAGGCCCTGCTCGTCGCCTACCACAAGTCGCCGGGCGCCTTCGAGAAGGCCCGCGCGGAGCTGGACCGCAAGAGTGGCCACGTGACCATCTGGGCCACCGAGATCGATGACGACGGCGCACCCGTCGGCGAGTTCGAGCACACGCCCGCCGGGTTCGGCCGCATCGCCGCCAGCACCGCCCGGCAGATCATCCTGCAGCGGCTGCGCGACGTTGAGGACGACAACGTCCTGGGCGAATTCAAGGGCCGCGAGGGTGAACTCGTTGCCGGGCTGATCCAGCAGGGCAACAACCCCCACATGATCCAGGTCAACCTCGGCGCTGTGGAAGCCCTGCTTCCGCCGCCCGAGCAGGTGCCGGGGGAGAAGTACATCCACGGCAACCGGCTGCGCGCGTACGTCATCGACGTGCACCGCGGGACCAAGGGCCCGTCCATCACCCTGTCGCGTTCGCACCCGGGCCTGGTTCGGAAGCTTTTCGAACTGGAGGTCCCCGAGATCGCCGACCGCTCCGTGGAGATCGTGGCCCTGGCCCGCGAAGCCGGGCACCGCACCAAGATCGCGGTCAAGGCAAACACCCAGGGCATCAACGCCAAGGGTGCCTGCATCGGCGAAATGGGCTCGCGTGTGCGGGCGGTCATGACCGAACTGAACGACGAAAAAATTGACATCGTTGACTTCAGCGAGGATCCGGCCACCTTCATCGCCAGCGCACTGTCGCCGTCGCGTGTGAATTCAGTCACCATCACCGACGAGGCCACCCGCTCGGCCCGCGTCGTGGTGCCGGACTACCAGCTCTCCCTTGCCATCGGCAAGGAGGGCCAAAACGCCCGCCTCGCCGCCAAGCTGACGGGGTGGCGCATCGATATCGTCTCCGACGCCGCCGCTCCCCGCGGTTAG
- the rimP gene encoding ribosome maturation factor RimP, producing MSNAEATTSSDRTDAGKAEPAAVHNPEAERLRALLEPAVQSHRLYLEDVAIHIAGSNRVVHVVVDLPQEETGGVSLDVIADISKELSDILDSDPSTDSRPYDLEVSSPGVGRPLTEPRHWHRARGRMVAVNVIQGENVTGRISSVDDAGVTLVPEIAVKKGMKPRQGDPVKLPFDKIRSGKVEIEFSRLDEAGLETEHNGPSEEA from the coding sequence GTGAGCAATGCAGAAGCCACGACTTCATCAGACCGGACCGACGCGGGAAAGGCTGAACCCGCGGCTGTCCACAATCCCGAGGCTGAGCGCCTCCGGGCGCTGCTGGAGCCCGCAGTCCAGTCGCACCGGCTTTACCTCGAGGATGTTGCCATCCACATCGCAGGTTCCAACCGCGTGGTCCACGTCGTGGTGGATCTGCCGCAGGAAGAGACAGGCGGGGTGAGCCTTGACGTCATCGCAGACATCTCCAAGGAACTCTCCGACATCCTGGACAGCGACCCCAGCACGGACAGCCGTCCCTATGACCTTGAGGTTTCATCGCCCGGCGTGGGGCGTCCACTGACCGAGCCCCGGCACTGGCACCGCGCCCGCGGCCGGATGGTTGCGGTCAACGTGATCCAGGGCGAAAACGTCACAGGCAGGATCAGCTCCGTTGACGACGCCGGCGTGACCCTGGTTCCCGAAATCGCCGTGAAAAAGGGCATGAAGCCCAGGCAGGGCGACCCCGTAAAACTTCCTTTCGACAAGATCCGCAGCGGAAAAGTCGAAATTGAGTTCAGCCGCCTCGACGAGGCCGGTCTGGAAACTGAGCACAATGGACCTTCTGAGGAGGCCTGA
- a CDS encoding YlxR family protein translates to MQQLGNQPQRTCIGCRKKGPRSELLRLVSDTGGSSAVVVDERRRMAGRGAWLHPSEACLALAVKRRAFGRALNGSTGTAAVERRITAGAHAADVPASAVPTVQPESGSEI, encoded by the coding sequence GTGCAACAACTCGGGAATCAGCCGCAGCGTACCTGCATTGGATGCCGGAAAAAGGGGCCGCGGTCAGAGTTGCTCCGGCTCGTCTCCGACACCGGCGGTTCGTCCGCCGTCGTGGTGGATGAACGACGCCGGATGGCTGGCCGGGGTGCATGGCTGCACCCCAGCGAAGCGTGCCTGGCCCTGGCGGTCAAGCGGCGAGCTTTCGGTAGGGCCCTCAACGGGTCAACCGGAACCGCCGCCGTCGAACGCCGGATAACGGCAGGAGCGCACGCTGCGGATGTCCCGGCGTCTGCAGTACCAACCGTCCAACCTGAAAGCGGGTCAGAAATCTGA